In Triticum aestivum cultivar Chinese Spring chromosome 5B, IWGSC CS RefSeq v2.1, whole genome shotgun sequence, the following proteins share a genomic window:
- the LOC123113087 gene encoding BTB/POZ domain-containing protein At3g05675 encodes MRAAARPKIGDRATSDVVVRLRTPDSGRDEWLYCHSGVLAAGSAYFADRLSDAWPTCQILDSRYCVEVHCRDADLSSHVTALRLLYAADPVSRFGVRGALALLEAAAHLGCARTAADCADYLESAPWDEADEEEILAAAPRLGAHRARVLARLRPADPGPATAIFLSAFRHATAAPSAASRELKSAAQEQLEYMLTEDDDAPLLTFDAGSSDAVKSQVKGCVTGLLNRFSDFTGSALTKQTEAPCSGELQQALHSFVSDIAWVCQVLGKLEMMKCLAAYWVEASSAVVAAVEAAAAAECHPGPECLKTRLKVVEISAKVLEAVAFGNVVLPAEKRRHAVSVWIAFAGTTRHLVDEADRGSNDDGDDDGGNNGDGGTEAEAASASAAAAAAKVGLDGEVWQGLESAITSIVTTLPSNAQAEVLSEWLQSEHAAFPDLSEAFDAWCYRSKVARRRLSFLNSANAAS; translated from the coding sequence atgagggcggcggcgcggcccaaGATCGGCGACAGGGCGACGAGCGACGTGGTGGTGCGGCTGCGGACGCCGGACTCGGGCCGGGACGAGTGGCTCTACTGCCActccggcgtgctcgccgccgggAGCGCCTACTTCGCCGACCGCCTCTCCGACGCCTGGCCGACGTGCCAGATCCTCGACTCGCGCTACTGCGTCGAGGTCCACTGCCGCGACGCCGACCTCAGCTCCCACGTCACCGCGCTCCGCCTCCTCTACGCCGCCGACCCCGTCTCCCGCTTCGGCGTCCGCGGCGCGCTCGCCCTGCTCGAGGCCGCCGCGCACCTTGGCTGCGCCCGCACCGCCGCCGACTGCGCCGACTACCTCGAGTCCGCCCCCTGGGACGAGGCcgacgaggaggagatcctcgccgccgccccgcgcctcggcGCCCACCGCGCCCGCGTCCTCGCGCGCCTCCGCCCCGCCGATCCGGGCCCCGCCACCGCCATCTTCCTCTCCGCGTTCCGCCACGCGACGGCCGCGCCGTCGGCCGCCTCGCGGGAGCTCAAGTCCGCCGCCCAGGAGCAGCTGGAGTACATGCTCACCGAGGACGACGACGCGCCGCTGCTCACCTTCGACGCCGGCAGCAGCGACGCCGTCAAGTCTCAGGTGAAGGGCTGCGTCACGGGCCTACTGAACAGGTTCAGCGATTTCACGGGCTCCGCACTGACGAAACAGACGGAGGCCCCTTGCTCCGGCGAGCTTCAGCAGGCGCTGCACTCCTTCGTCTCCGACATCGCCTGGGTCTGCCAGGTCCTGGGCAAGCTGGAGATGATGAAGTGCCTCGCAGCCTACTGGGTGGAAGCGTCGTCCGCCGTCGTCGCAGccgtcgaggcggcggcggcggcggagtgccaCCCGGGGCCTGAATGTCTGAAGACCAGGCTGAAGGTCGTGGAGATATCTGCAAAGGTCCTGGAGGCCGTCGCGTTCGGCAACGTCGTGCTCCCGGCGGAGAAGCGGCGCCACGCCGTGAGCGTCTGGATCGCCTTCGCCGGGACAACGAGGCATCTGGTGGATGAAGCTGACCGTGGCAgcaacgacgacggcgacgacgacggcggtaaTAATGGTGATGGAGGCACTGAAGCCGAAGCTGCAtcagcatcagcagcagcagcagcagcaaaggtcGGCCTGGACGGCGAGGTGTGGCAGGGGCTGGAGTCGGCGATCACCTCGATCGTGACGACGCTGCCGTCGAACGCCCAGGCCGAGGTGCTGTCGGAGTGGCTTCAGTCGGAGCACGCCGCGTTCCCGGACCTGTCGGAGGCGTTCGACGCCTGGTGCTACAGGTCCAAGGTCGCGCGGAGGAGGCTGTCTTTCCTGAACAGCGCCAATGCGGCGTCCTGA
- the LOC123113086 gene encoding probable cyclic nucleotide-gated ion channel 14 — protein sequence MFGSRAQDGVEMQQRRTTNRIFPDERQDQSKMPFQAGRVDRFAANRIDPKTLEKLKLMNEGNVPWHSRILDPRSSVLLTWNRVYLVACLFALFIDPFFYYLPFVRVMDKSTGVSCVAEDQRLRNTMTILRTLADLFYVLNIAIKFHTAYVDPKSRVLGKGELVVDLKKIQRRYARSDLCIDILAAIPLPQVTVWLIMPGIKRSDYNIQNTTYAVIILVQYVLRMYLIVPLSNQIIKAAGVVAKSAWGGAAYNLLLYMLASHITGAIYYLLSIERQITCWNQQCLAESSNMSCNIGFISCENTGLNSYREWQSKTQIFNNCDATADPPKFNYGMFSSALTKRAVSTSFQEKYFYCLWWGLLQLSSSGNPLQTSAFIVENIFAIAIGAISLILFAQLIGKMQTYLQSVSKRLEEWRLRQRDMEEWMRHHRLPPDLQERVQRFVQVKWLATRGVEEESILQALPADIRRDVQRHLCLDLVRRVPFFAEMDDQLLDAICERLVSFLCPEGTYISREGDPVSEMLFIIRGKLESSTTNGGRSNFFNSILLRPGEFAGEELLTWALLPKTNIHFPLSTRTVRSLTEVEAFALRAEDLKFVANQFRRLHSKKLQHTFRFYSHHWRTWGACFIQAAWRQHQRRKLSESLSRWESYSWWSEEHPAADKPKQEGTSRTAAEMHKFASASRRFRADDTMIRRLQKPDEPDFSADHFD from the exons ATGTTTGGGTCCAGGGCCCAGGATGGGGTGGAGATGCAGCAGCGGCGGACGACCAACAG GATCTTTCCCGACGAGAGGCAAGACCAATCCAAGATGCCGTTTCAAGCCGGACGGGTCGACAGGTTCGCTGCCAACAGGATAGATCCAAAGACCCTTGAGAAGCTCAAATTGATGAACGAGGGCAACGTACCGTGGCACAGTCGCATCCTGGACCCCAGAAGCAGCGTGCTGCTGACATGGAACAGGGTGTACCTGGTTGCCTGTCTCTTCGCCCTCTTCATCGACCCTTTCTTCTACTACCTGCCGTTTGTCAGAGTGATGGACAAAAGCACCGGTGTTTCGTGTGTTGCCGAGGACCAACGATTGAGAAATACTATGACCATTCTGCGGACACTCGCTGACTTGTTTTATGTGCTCAACATTGCGATCAAGTTCCATACCGCATATGTAGACCCAAAGTCCAGAGTCCTTGGGAAGGGAGAGCTTGTTGTGGATCTAAAGAAGATTCAAAGAAGATATGCAAGATCAGATCTCTGTATAGACATACTTGCAGCCATACCACTTCCACAG GTTACTGTTTGGTTAATCATGCCTGGGATTAAACGCTCAGATTATAATATCCAAAATACTACATATGCTGTTATTATTTTGGTTCAGTATGTCTTAAGAATGTATCTCATTGTACCTTTAAGCAATCAAATCATCAAAGCTGCCGGAGTAGTTGCAAAGTCAGCCTGGGGAGGAGCAGCATACAATCTTCTGCTCTACATGCTTGCAAGCCAT ATTACTGGGGCAATATACTATCTTCTCTCCATTGAACGGCAGATTACATGTTGGAATCAGCAGTGCCTTGCTGAGTCTAGCAATATGTCTTGTAACATTGGGTTTATAAGTTGTGAGAATACTGGTTTGAACAGTTATCGTGAGTGGCAAAGTAAAACGCAGATATTTAACAACTGTGATGCCACTGCTGATCCTCCAAAATTTAATTACGGAATGTTCTCGAGTGCATTGACTAAGCGTGCTGTCTCAACTTCATTCCAAGAGAAGTACTTCTATTGTCTGTGGTGGGGTTTGTTGCAACTTAG TTCAAGCGGAAATCCTCTTCAAACAAGTGCATTCATTGTAGAGAACATATTTGCTATAGCAATTGGTGCTATCAGTCTCATACTCTTTGCTCAGCTGATTGGCAAAATGCAG ACATACTTGCAATCTGTTAGCAAAAGGCTCGAAGAGTGGAGGCTGAGGCAACGGGACATGGAGGAGTGGATGAGACATCACCGGCTCCCACCCGACCTTCAAGAACGTGTCCAGCGGTTTGTTCAAGTTAAATGGCTTGCAACGCGTGGAGTGGAAGAAGAATCCATCTTGCAAGCTTTGCCGGCTGACATACGTCGGGATGTACAGCGCCATCTTTGTTTGGATCTTGTTCGACGC GTCCCTTTCTTCGCCGAGATGGACGATCAGCTCCTGGACGCCATCTGCGAGCGTCTGGTGTCGTTCCTGTGCCCGGAGGGTACGTACATCTCCCGCGAGGGCGACCCTGTGAGCGAGATGCTCTTCATCATCCGCGGCAAGCTGGAGAGCTCCACGACCAACGGAGGCCGGAGCAACTTCTTCAACTCCATCCTCCTGCGCCCCGGTGAATTCGCCGGCGAGGAGCTGCTCACCTGGGCCCTGCTGCCCAAGACCAACATCCACTTCCCGCTCTCCACGAGGACCGTCCGGAgcctgacggaggtggaggccttCGCGCTGCGCGCCGAGGACCTCAAGTTCGTGGCGAACCAGTTCCGGCGGCTCCACAGCAAGAAGCTCCAGCACACGTTCCGGTTCTACTCCCACCACTGGAGGACGTGGGGCGCCTGCTTCATCCAGGCGGCGTGGCGGCAGCACCAGCGGAGGAAGCTGTCGGAGAGCCTCAGCCGGTGGGAGTCCTACTCGTGGTGGTCCGAGGAGCACCCGGCCGCCGACAAGCCCAAGCAGGAGGGCACCTCCAGGACCGCCGCCGAGATGCACAAGTTCGCCTCCGCGTCCAGGAGGTTCCGTGCCGACGACACCATGATCCGCAGGCTGCAGAAGCCCGACGAGCCCGACTTCTCCGCCGACCATTTCGACTGA